Proteins encoded together in one Oenanthe melanoleuca isolate GR-GAL-2019-014 chromosome 7, OMel1.0, whole genome shotgun sequence window:
- the LYPD6B gene encoding ly6/PLAUR domain-containing protein 6B isoform X1, with amino-acid sequence MGLLRRALAAAVLPLLVLPGIWVSAENINFHNIRPPLDPTPFPNSFKCFTCDNAVDNYNCNRWAEDRWCPASARYCLTVHLFTARGESTSVTKKCATGEECHLVGCHRLGDGGHTECVSCCEGMICNVEIPTNATNAVLAVLQARRAGGGRALPSLALPSLALLVAAVTVALS; translated from the exons ATGGGGCTGCTCCGGCGGGCGCTGGCCGCAGCCGTTCTCCCGCTCCTCGTCCTGCCAGGAATTTGGGTTTCAGCTGAGAACATCAACTTCCACAACATCAGGCCTCCCCTGGACC CCACTCCATTCCCAAACAGCTTCAAGTGCTTTACCTGTGACAACGCTGTGGACAACTACAACTGCAACAGATGGGCTGAGGACAGGTGGTGTCCTGCAA GCGCTCGGTACTGCCTGACTGTTCACCTGTTCACAGCCCGGGGCGAGAGCACCTCGGTCACCAAGAAATGTGCCACGGGCGAGGAGTGTCACCTGGTGGGCTGCCACCGCCTCGGGGACGGCGGCCACACG gagtgtgtttcctgctgtgagGGCATGATCTGCAACGTGGAGATCCCCACCAACGCCACCAACGCGGTGCTGGCCGTGCTGCAGGcgcgccgggccgggggcggccgggccctgcccagcctggccctgcccagcctggccctgctggtgGCAGCGGTGACAGTGGCACTGTCCTga
- the LYPD6B gene encoding ly6/PLAUR domain-containing protein 6B isoform X2 yields MGLLRRALAAAVLPLLVLPGIWVSAENINFHNIRPPLDPTPFPNSFKCFTCDNAVDNYNCNRWAEDRWCPATRGESTSVTKKCATGEECHLVGCHRLGDGGHTECVSCCEGMICNVEIPTNATNAVLAVLQARRAGGGRALPSLALPSLALLVAAVTVALS; encoded by the exons ATGGGGCTGCTCCGGCGGGCGCTGGCCGCAGCCGTTCTCCCGCTCCTCGTCCTGCCAGGAATTTGGGTTTCAGCTGAGAACATCAACTTCCACAACATCAGGCCTCCCCTGGACC CCACTCCATTCCCAAACAGCTTCAAGTGCTTTACCTGTGACAACGCTGTGGACAACTACAACTGCAACAGATGGGCTGAGGACAGGTGGTGTCCTGCAA CCCGGGGCGAGAGCACCTCGGTCACCAAGAAATGTGCCACGGGCGAGGAGTGTCACCTGGTGGGCTGCCACCGCCTCGGGGACGGCGGCCACACG gagtgtgtttcctgctgtgagGGCATGATCTGCAACGTGGAGATCCCCACCAACGCCACCAACGCGGTGCTGGCCGTGCTGCAGGcgcgccgggccgggggcggccgggccctgcccagcctggccctgcccagcctggccctgctggtgGCAGCGGTGACAGTGGCACTGTCCTga